One genomic segment of Paenibacillus sp. FSL H8-0332 includes these proteins:
- a CDS encoding pitrilysin family protein produces the protein MRIHVLPTKAFKTFAISLYAGVPLEESTVTSTALVPFVLRRGTASYPETTQFRERLEELYGAGFGFDIYKRGDYQIVQFRMDTINDSFVQSKESLLGESFAFLGEVLTRPLLENGSFRASYVATERETIRKKLESIVNDKIRYAAERCIEEMCRNEPYRLHPLGQRADLDAITPETLYQSYTSWLNGATLDLYVVGDTTPEEVEKLVTAHFGRAHHSEAGGYTSDFTPVTVTEVRTVEEKLDVNQGKLNMGLRTSITYKDDRYASALMYNGILGGYPHSKLFVNVREKESLAYYASSRYDGHKGIGTIQSGIETQNYGKAVDIIRKQLDELKAGNITDLELSQTKAMIRNLLSEIQDSAFEMISFDFNRQLSGKDRSAQELMDQVDSMGAAEVKAAADTFELDTIYFLTGKEE, from the coding sequence ATGCGCATACATGTTCTGCCGACCAAGGCGTTCAAGACGTTCGCCATATCGCTGTACGCAGGCGTTCCGCTTGAAGAAAGCACAGTAACCTCGACTGCACTGGTTCCGTTTGTACTCCGCCGGGGGACTGCCTCTTACCCGGAGACTACCCAATTCCGTGAGCGTCTGGAGGAGCTGTACGGAGCAGGCTTCGGCTTCGATATTTACAAACGCGGGGATTACCAGATTGTCCAGTTCCGGATGGATACGATCAATGATTCCTTTGTGCAGAGCAAGGAGAGTCTGCTTGGGGAATCCTTTGCTTTTCTGGGAGAGGTGTTGACCCGTCCCTTGCTTGAGAATGGAAGCTTCCGGGCTTCTTATGTAGCTACAGAACGCGAGACGATCCGCAAGAAGCTGGAATCCATTGTGAATGACAAAATCCGCTACGCCGCAGAACGCTGCATTGAGGAAATGTGCCGCAACGAGCCTTACCGTCTGCATCCCCTCGGCCAGCGGGCCGATCTGGATGCCATCACGCCTGAAACGCTGTACCAGAGCTATACCTCCTGGCTGAATGGAGCTACGCTTGATCTGTATGTAGTGGGCGATACCACACCTGAGGAAGTCGAGAAGCTGGTGACCGCTCATTTCGGCCGGGCCCATCACTCCGAAGCTGGAGGCTATACCTCGGACTTCACTCCAGTAACGGTTACGGAAGTGCGGACGGTAGAGGAGAAGCTGGATGTGAATCAAGGTAAGCTGAATATGGGGCTGCGGACTTCGATTACCTACAAGGATGACCGGTATGCTTCCGCGCTGATGTACAACGGTATCCTTGGCGGTTACCCGCATTCGAAGCTGTTCGTCAACGTGCGTGAGAAGGAGAGCCTGGCGTATTACGCCTCCTCCCGTTATGACGGGCATAAGGGCATCGGGACGATTCAATCGGGGATCGAGACCCAGAACTACGGCAAAGCCGTTGATATTATCCGCAAGCAGCTGGATGAGCTGAAGGCCGGCAATATCACTGACCTGGAGCTTAGCCAGACGAAGGCGATGATCCGCAACCTGCTGTCCGAGATTCAGGATTCAGCGTTTGAGATGATCTCCTTTGATTTCAACCGCCAGCTATCCGG
- the sleB gene encoding spore cortex-lytic enzyme, producing the protein MTKHKQWIIAAVSLALAAAPFAGVIFKDPNLIYAKPYAADRVTAEISEAEVGEEALPAFGTTPLKVGSSGQDVYELQGRLKHLGFFNGKIDSHFGTKTKNAVTWFQWKFGLKSDGVVGAKTKLKLYNATTAWKPTAPGATTAQKKAPSGAAAAKSNTAELSSGNTMGLSENDLKIMANAVYGESRGEPFEGQVAVAAVILNRVKSPSFPNTPSGVIFQPGAFTAVADGQIYLEPNEQARKAVQQALNGWDPSGGCIYYFNPKTATSKWIWSRPQVKTIGEHIFCM; encoded by the coding sequence ATGACAAAACATAAGCAGTGGATCATTGCCGCAGTTAGCCTTGCCCTTGCAGCTGCGCCGTTTGCCGGTGTAATCTTCAAAGATCCTAATTTGATCTATGCCAAGCCATATGCAGCAGACCGGGTTACAGCAGAAATTTCTGAGGCTGAGGTAGGGGAGGAAGCACTGCCCGCATTCGGTACAACTCCGCTTAAGGTAGGCTCCTCGGGGCAGGATGTCTATGAGCTACAGGGAAGATTGAAGCACCTTGGTTTTTTTAACGGGAAGATCGACAGTCACTTCGGGACCAAAACCAAAAATGCCGTCACCTGGTTCCAGTGGAAATTCGGCCTGAAATCTGACGGAGTTGTCGGGGCCAAGACGAAGCTTAAGCTATACAATGCGACTACAGCCTGGAAACCGACAGCACCGGGGGCAACTACCGCCCAGAAGAAAGCTCCCTCTGGCGCAGCGGCAGCCAAATCGAACACTGCTGAACTGTCCTCCGGCAATACGATGGGCCTGTCCGAAAATGACCTGAAGATCATGGCGAATGCGGTATACGGCGAGTCACGCGGGGAACCCTTTGAAGGACAGGTGGCCGTAGCTGCAGTTATTCTCAACCGTGTAAAATCTCCAAGCTTCCCGAATACGCCATCGGGCGTTATTTTTCAGCCTGGAGCCTTCACTGCCGTAGCCGACGGCCAGATCTATCTGGAGCCTAATGAACAGGCACGCAAGGCAGTACAGCAGGCACTGAACGGCTGGGACCCTTCTGGCGGCTGCATCTATTACTTCAACCCCAAGACTGCGACTTCCAAGTGGATTTGGTCCCGTCCGCAGGTGAAGACGATCGGCGAGCATATTTTCTGCATGTAA